A single region of the Oryzias melastigma strain HK-1 linkage group LG23, ASM292280v2, whole genome shotgun sequence genome encodes:
- the LOC112153434 gene encoding uncharacterized protein LOC112153434 — translation MQVYLVLQVCLAVPLRIVRSGGIMKIESTIDVHLFSLSLYSAFTHRSPSVHQDYVHPSSSLHSAFTKTTSTLHPAFIQSSPSLHRSFTQPLYSLHPAFIQSSSSLHPPFIQPLYSLHLAYIHPSPCLHPVFIHTSSTLHPVFTQPSPCLHRSFPLPSSSLHPPFIQPLFSLHPAFINPSPCLHPVFIHPSSSLHPAYIHPSPCLYPSFI, via the exons ATGCAAGTGTATCTTGTCTTACAGGTGTGTCTGGCAGTTCCCTTAAGGATCGTGCGGTCAGGGGGCATCATGAAAATTGAAAGTACCATTGATGTGCATTTG TTTTCACTCAGCCTTTATTCAGCTTTCACCCATCGCTCACCCAGCGTTCACCAAGACTACGTCCACCCTTCATCCAGCCTTCATTCAGCCTTCACCAAGACTACGTCCACCCTTCATCCAGCCTTTATTCAGTCTTCACCCAGCCTACATCGATCCTTCACCCAGCCTTTATACAGTCTTCACCCTGCCTTCATCCAGTCTTCATCCAGCCTTCATCCACCCTTCATCCAGCCTTTATACAGCCTTCACCTAGCCTACATCCATCCTTCACCCTGCCTTCATCCGGTCTTCATCCATACTTCATCCACCCTTCATCCAGTCTTCACCCAGCCTTCACCCTGCCTACATCGATCCTTCCCCCTCCCTTCATCCAGTCTTCATCCACCCTTCATCCAGCCTTTATTCAGTCTTCACCCAGCCTTCATCAATCCTTCACCCTGCCTTCATCCGGTCTTCATCCACCCTTCATCCAGCCTTCACCCAGCCTACATTCATCCATCACCCTGTCTTTACCCATCCTTCATCTAG